From the Longimicrobiaceae bacterium genome, one window contains:
- a CDS encoding aquaporin, with protein MNDRLAKPLVAEAIGTFALCFIGLLAISAGKIADAPAGTVNLTSIAFAHGLAIAVMVAAMGAVSGAHFNPAVTFGFVVTGRMAPVRGLAYWGAQIVGAVVASGIVAFIFGTETVANGTPNLALGIPAGAGILIEMVTTFFLVLVVFGTAVDERAPKSVFPLAIGLTVALDIMGTG; from the coding sequence ATGAACGACAGACTCGCCAAGCCCCTCGTTGCCGAAGCGATCGGCACCTTCGCGCTGTGCTTCATCGGCCTGCTCGCCATCAGCGCCGGCAAGATCGCCGATGCGCCGGCGGGCACCGTGAACCTCACGTCCATCGCCTTCGCGCACGGCCTGGCCATCGCGGTGATGGTGGCGGCCATGGGCGCCGTGTCGGGGGCGCACTTCAACCCGGCGGTCACCTTCGGCTTCGTGGTGACGGGGCGGATGGCGCCGGTGCGCGGCCTGGCCTACTGGGGCGCGCAGATCGTGGGCGCGGTGGTGGCGTCCGGCATCGTGGCGTTCATCTTCGGGACCGAGACGGTGGCGAACGGCACGCCCAACCTGGCGCTGGGCATCCCGGCGGGCGCGGGCATCCTCATCGAGATGGTGACCACGTTCTTCCTGGTGCTGGTCGTGTTCGGCACGGCGGTGGACGAGCGGGCGCCCAAGTCGGTGTTCCCGCTGGCGATCGGGCTCACGGTGGCGCTGGACATCATGGGCACGGGC
- a CDS encoding MFS transporter, whose amino-acid sequence MVTAFVDMVGLLMVIPLIPFYAMKFGAGGTVVGVLVSSYALAQLLSAPMWGRMSDRYGRRPALLVGLAASAIAYVIFSFATSIWILLLSRLVQGAGGGTTGVIQAYVADATAPRDRAKALGWLSAATNMGVAIGPLLGSHSLAWGEKTPGFLAAGLCVVNMAFAAVYLRESRVVHAPQAGAAKPAGSRTLIGHVLTRPAEPAPRMIWIYAIAMGAFSGFTAILALFLSQRFGVTAKTVGWAYTWNACIGVLVRAFFLGKLIDRWGEARISRVGQVLLTAGLVLMPFTWRFTGNVPLPFAVHMAPMHLGGGHLSYPAFSAGATLVPLKFLVLAVVIALIPLGTAFTFPAVTATLSRVISERERGVYMGVQQSFGGAARVLGPVWAGWSFEHWGSQYPFWTGAALVFATLWLGIGMERFTRDEVEEAAPAPG is encoded by the coding sequence ATGGTCACGGCCTTCGTGGACATGGTCGGACTGCTGATGGTGATCCCGCTGATCCCGTTCTACGCCATGAAGTTCGGCGCGGGCGGCACGGTGGTGGGCGTCCTGGTCTCGTCGTACGCGCTGGCGCAGCTGCTCAGCGCGCCCATGTGGGGGCGGATGTCGGACCGCTACGGGCGGCGGCCGGCGCTGCTGGTGGGGCTGGCCGCGAGCGCCATCGCGTACGTCATCTTCAGCTTCGCCACCTCCATCTGGATCCTGCTGCTGTCGCGGCTGGTGCAGGGGGCGGGCGGCGGCACCACGGGTGTGATCCAGGCCTACGTGGCGGACGCGACGGCGCCGCGCGACCGGGCCAAGGCGCTGGGCTGGCTCTCGGCCGCGACCAACATGGGGGTGGCGATCGGGCCGCTGCTGGGGTCGCACAGCCTGGCGTGGGGCGAGAAGACGCCGGGGTTCCTGGCGGCGGGGCTGTGCGTGGTCAACATGGCGTTCGCGGCCGTGTACCTGCGCGAGTCGCGCGTGGTGCACGCGCCGCAGGCGGGCGCCGCCAAGCCCGCGGGCTCGCGCACCCTCATCGGCCACGTGCTCACGCGGCCGGCCGAGCCGGCGCCGCGCATGATCTGGATCTACGCCATCGCCATGGGGGCGTTCTCGGGCTTCACGGCCATCCTGGCGCTCTTCCTCAGCCAGCGGTTCGGGGTCACGGCCAAGACGGTGGGCTGGGCGTACACCTGGAACGCCTGCATCGGGGTGCTGGTGCGCGCGTTTTTCCTGGGCAAGCTGATCGACCGCTGGGGCGAGGCGCGCATCTCGCGCGTGGGCCAGGTGCTGCTCACCGCCGGGCTGGTGCTGATGCCGTTCACCTGGCGCTTCACCGGCAACGTGCCGCTGCCCTTCGCGGTGCACATGGCGCCCATGCACCTGGGCGGCGGGCATCTGTCGTACCCGGCGTTCTCGGCCGGCGCCACGCTCGTGCCGCTCAAGTTCCTGGTGCTCGCGGTGGTGATCGCGCTGATCCCGCTGGGCACCGCGTTCACCTTCCCGGCGGTCACGGCCACGCTGTCGCGCGTGATCAGCGAGCGGGAGCGGGGCGTGTACATGGGCGTGCAGCAGAGCTTCGGCGGCGCGGCGCGGGTGCTGGGGCCGGTGTGGGCCGGGTGGTCGTTCGAACACTGGGGCTCGCAGTACCCGTTCTGGACGGGCGCCGCTTTGGTGTTCGCGACCCTGTGGCTGGGCATCGGCATGGAGCGCTTCACCCGCGACGAGGTCGAGGAAGCCGCTCCGGCGCCGGGTTAG